Proteins from one Xiphophorus hellerii strain 12219 chromosome 8, Xiphophorus_hellerii-4.1, whole genome shotgun sequence genomic window:
- the LOC116723963 gene encoding septin-2-like, which yields MERSNFSTKYKEVISKSLLIQPGFPAIYQLKLKKEEIGPVTKVTFGKKNINKINKTILLVGESGAGKSTLINTMVNYAMGVKWEDKIWFQIVEEDGSSQSDSQTTDVIVYEIFGFEGKTMQFSLTIIDTPGFGDTRGFEYDTIVSHRLFDLFRSEDGVHEINAVGLVMKATDNRVNDRLSYVLNSVMSLFGRNLENNIVALLTHSDGQRPRNAIEALEQTKIKCAKNEKNQPVYFLFDNCQNEDRTEEEDAEFLQIADKISDKGMRALTAFLEITAPKRLMTTAQVLSERISLMASIQNLQARIQLTEQKEMEINKIQKALKKHSEEMRKNENFTVEITEVYKVKEPTKSKKVMRHSIFEKAMCCTVCEENCHYPGCTLVPSPQHCEVMKKGRCTVCTGKCPASAHVREAWRYVNKTRRVQWTMKAMEEKYMKNKADCEKKLSLLKHMEKDMKELSTQKSQLVDEAFRHVVRLEQIALKVDSVSTFLYLDFLIEKLKEKGDGAKVQKLEEMNSRQDEGTKLALQYVWGNITDTMQ from the exons ATGGAAAGATC GAATTTCTCCACCAAATACAAGGAGGTCATCTCTAAAAGTCTTCTGATCCAACCAGGATTTCCTGCTATCTACcagctaaagctaaaaaagGAGGAGATTGGACCTGTGACAAAAGTAACCTTcggtaaaaaaaacatcaacaagatAAACAAAACTATCTTACTTGTTGGAGAATCAGGGGCTGGAAAATCAACCCTGATCAACACTATGGTCAACTACGCCATGGGAGTCAAGTGGGAGGATAAAATCTGGTTTCAGATTGTAGAGGAGGACGGGAGCAGTCAGTCTGACAGTCAGACAACAGACGTGATCGTGTACgagatttttggttttgaagGTAAAACTATGCAGTTCTCCCTGACCATCATCGATACTCCTGGATTTGGAGACACCAGAGGATTTGAATATGACACAATTGTTAGTCACAGATTGTTTGACTTGTTTCGATCAGAAGATGGAGTTCATGAGATTAATGCAGTGGGTTTGGTGATGAAGGCTACAGATAATCGTGTTAATGACAGATTATCGTATGTCCTGAACTCAGTGATGTCTCTTTTTGGAAGAAACCTAGAGAACAACATTGTTGCTCTTCTCACTCACTCAGATGGACAGAGACCCAGAAATGCCATTGAAGCCcttgaacaaacaaaaattaaatgtgccaaaaatgaaaagaaccAGCCTGTTTACTTTCTGTTTGATAACTGCCAGAATGAAGAccgaacagaagaagaagatgcaGAATTCCTGCAAATAGCAGACAAAATTTCAGACAAAGGAATGAGAGCACTCACAGCATTCCTGGAAATAACTGCACCTAAAAGACTGATGACCACTGCTCAAGTTTTGAGTGAGCGCATCAGCCTGATGGCCTCTATCCAAAACCTCCAGGCCAGAATCCAACTGACTGAACAGAAAGAGATGGAAATTAATAAAATCCAAAAGGCTCTAAAGAAACATTCAGAGGAGATGAGGAAGAATGAAAACTTCACTGTAGAAATTACAGAAGTCTACAAGGTGAAGGAACCtactaaaagtaaaaaggtgATGAGGCAtagtatttttgaaaaagctATGTGCTGCACAGTCTGTGAGGAAAACTGTCACTATCCTGGATGTACACTTGTTCCGAGTCCACAACACTGCGAGGTCATGAAGAAAGGCCGCTGCACTGTCTGCACTGGGAAATGTCCCGCATCGGCTCATGTAAGAGAGGCCTGGAGATATGTCAACAAGACCAGGAGAGTTCAATGGACTATGAAAGCTATGGAAGAGAAGTATATGAAGAACAAGGCAGATTGCGAGAAGAAGTTAAGCCTTTTAAAACATATGGAAAAGGACATGAAGGAACTTTCAACACAGAAGTCCCAACTTGTTGATGAAGCCTTCAGACACGTTGTTCGACTGGAGCAGATCGCCCTGAAGGTTGATTcagtttctacatttttgtaCTTGGACTTTCTGATTGAGAAGCTGAAAGAAAAGGGAGATGGAGCAAAGGTGCAGAAACTGGAGGAGATGAACAGCAGACAGGATGAAGGAACTAAATTAGCACTGCAGTATGTGTGGGGTAACATAACAGACACAATGCAATGA
- the LOC116723970 gene encoding uncharacterized protein LOC116723970: MGVQFEDGVWFQIVDRQEGETPDVIIYEICSCESKILPYSITIIDTPGYGSTKGIKQDDIVTGRMRKLFETENGFHIVHAVGLVMKATDNRLSGRLMYVFDSVMSLFGNDMEKNIVALITHSNGRTPKNALQALEAANLRCAKNENNQPVYFLFNNQQNEDRTDEAEYFTRPDRISEKGMREFTAFVEKVSPQKLKITTEVMNERIRLTACIQNLLDRIRLTEQKETEIKQIQEGLKMHEEEMGKEVTILVDEPFVTKEGIKGGQKWLIFYQGAVTCPICKENCHKDGCTKTWFPEFCEVMRGGHCTVCSKKCPASVHVKQTWIYKNKTRRVEKRIPKMKRDCENKTKFEDQTRYLENLEKEKQQLLEEKSKLVDEAYQHVIRLEEIALKVDSVSINVHLDFLIEKTKEKGDTSKVQKLEELKRKVDEGTKAALRYKRVSQV; encoded by the coding sequence ATGGGAGTTCAGTTTGAGGATGGGGTCTGGTTTCAGATCGTAGATAGGCAAGAAGGTGAAACACCAGATGTGATCATATATGAGATCTGTAGTTGTGAAAGTAAAATTCTGCCCTATTCAATCACCATCATTGATACTCCTGGATATGGAAGCACCAAAGGAATCAAACAAGATGACATAGTCACTGGCAGGATGCGTAAATTGTTTGAGACAGAAAACGGTTTTCACATAGTTCATGCAGTAGGTCTGGTGATGAAGGCAACTGATAACAGACTAAGTGGCAGATTGATGTACGTCTTTGATTCGGTGATGTCTCTGTTTGGAAATGACATGGAGAAAAACATTGTGGCTCTCATCACTCACTCAAATGGAAGAACACCTAAAAATGCTCTTCAAGCTCTTGAAGCTGCAAACCTCAGAtgtgcaaaaaatgaaaacaatcaaCCAGTTTATTTCTTGTTCAACAACCAGCAGAATGAAGATCGCACAGATGAAGCAGAGTACTTTACAAGACCTGACAGAATATCAGAGAAAGGAATGCGAGAGTTTACGGCCTTTGTTGAAAAAGTTTCAcctcaaaaactgaaaataacaaCAGAAGTGATGAATGAACGCATCAGACTGACAGCCTGCATCCAAAACCTGCTGGACAGAATCAGACTGACTGAACAGAAGGAGACAGAAATCAAACAGATTCAAGAAGGACTCAAGATGCATGAAGAAGAGATGGGAAAAGAGGTCACTATACTTGTTGATGAGCCCTTTGTTACTAAAGAAGGTATCAAAGGTGGACAGAAGTGGCTAATCTTCTATCAAGGAGCTGTGACCTGTCCTATCTGTAAGGAAAACTGTCACAAAGATGGATGCACCAAGACCTGGTTTCCTGAGTTCTGTGAGGTGATGAGAGGAGGCCACTGCACTGTTTGTTCCAAAAAGTGTCCTGCATCAGTTCATGTTAAACAAACATGGAtatacaagaacaaaacaagGAGAGTTGAGAAGAGAATACCGAAGATGAAACGTgactgtgaaaataaaacaaagtttgaggACCAGACACGTTATCTGGAAAACCTTGAAAAGGAAAAGCAGCAACTTCTGgaagaaaaatccaaacttgTGGATGAGGCCTACCAACATGTCATTAGACTGGAGGAGATTGCTCTCAAAGTTGATTCAGTGTCTATTAATGTCCACTTGGACTTCCTGATTgagaagacaaaagaaaaaggagacaCAAGCAAAGTCCAGAAACTGGAGGAACTGAAGAGAAAAGTGGATGAAGGAACCAAAGCAGCACTAAGATACAAACGAGTTTCTCAAGTGTAG
- the LOC116724891 gene encoding uncharacterized protein LOC116724891 produces ISTHLKSIKGKLWIFFYRNVCQKYKDIISKSHQIYSGTPAIYQLNVEKTELESLTQITFGKKNINKINKTILFVGESGAGKSTLINTMVNYAMGVKWEDKIWFQIVEEDGRNQSDSQTTDVIVYEIFGFEGKTMPFSLTIIDTPGFGDTRGIEYDANVSHRLFDLFRSEDGVYEIHAVGLVMKATDNRVNDRLSYVLNSVMSLFGRNLENNIVALLTHSDGQRPRNAIEALEQTKIKCAKNEKNQPVYFLFDNCQNEDRTEEEDAEFLQIADKISDKGMRALTEFLQNTAPKRLMTTAQVLNERISLMASVQNLQARIQLTEQKQKEINAIQEALKKHSEEMSRNENFTVEIVGVYKVKEPTKSRKLFMLSFFEKAMCCTVCEENCHYPGCTLALSPSYCEVIQEGRCTVCTGKCPASAHVREAWRYVNKTRRVQWTMKAMEEKYMKNKADCEKKVSLLKHMEKDMKELSTQKSQLVDEAFRHVVRLEQIALKVDSVSTFLYLDFLIEKLKEKGDGAKVQKLEEMKSRQDEGTKLALQYVWGKITDTM; encoded by the coding sequence ATATCTACACATCTTAAATCTATAAAGGGtaaattatggatttttttctacagGAATGTCTGTCAGAAATACAAGGACATCATCTCTAAAAGTCATCAGATCTATTCAGGAACTCCTGCTATCTACCAGCTAAACGTAGAAAAAACAGAGCTCGAATCCCTGACTCAAAtcacttttggtaaaaaaaacatcaacaagatAAACAAAACTATCTTATTTGTTGGAGAATCAGGGGCTGGAAAATCAACCCTGATCAACACTATGGTCAACTACGCCATGGGAGTCAAGTGGGAGGATAAAATCTGGTTTCAGATTGTAGAGGAGGACGGGAGGAATCAGTCTGACAGTCAGACAACAGACGTGATCGTGTACgagatttttggttttgaagGTAAAACTATGCCGTTCTCCCTGACCATCATCGATACTCCTGGATTTGGAGACACCAGAGGGATTGAATATGATGCAAATGTCAGTCACAGATTGTTTGACTTGTTTCGATCAGAAGATGGAGTTTATGAGATTCATGCAGTGGGTTTGGTGATGAAGGCTACAGATAATCGTGTTAATGACAGATTATCGTATGTCCTGAACTCAGTGATGTCTCTTTTTGGAAGAAACCTAGAGAACAACATTGTTGCTCTTCTCACTCACTCAGATGGACAGAGACCCAGAAATGCCATTGAAGCCcttgaacaaacaaaaattaaatgtgccaaaaatgaaaagaaccAGCCTGTTTACTTTCTGTTTGATAACTGCCAGAATGAAGAccgaacagaagaagaagatgcaGAATTCCTGCAAATAGCAGACAAAATTTCAGACAAAGGAATGAGAGCACTCACAGAATTCCTGCAAAACACTGCACCTAAAAGACTGATGACCACTGCTCAAGTTTTGAATGAGCGCATCAGCCTGATGGCCTCTGTCCAAAACCTCCAGGCCAGAATCCAACTgactgaacagaaacagaaggaaATCAATGCAATCCAAGAGGCTCTAAAGAAACATTCAGAGGAGATGAGTAGGAATGAAAACTTCACTGTAGAAATTGTGGGGGTCTACAAGGTGAAGGAACCTACTAAAAGCAGAAAGCTGTTTATGCTTagtttttttgaaaaagctATGTGCTGCACAGTCTGTGAGGAAAACTGTCACTATCCTGGATGTACACTTGCTCTGAGTCCATCCTACTGCGAAGTCATTCAAGAAGGCCGCTGCACTGTCTGCACTGGGAAATGTCCTGCATCGGCTCATGTAAGAGAGGCCTGGAGATATGTCAACAAGACCAGGAGAGTTCAGTGGACTATGAAAGCTATGGAAGAGAAGTATATGAAGAACAAGGCAGATTGCGAGAAGAAGGTAAGCCTTTTAAAACACATGGAAAAGGACATGAAGGAACTTTCAACACAGAAGTCCCAACTTGTCGATGAAGCCTTCAGACACGTTGTTCGACTGGAGCAGATCGCCCTGAAGGTTGATTcagtttctacatttttgtaCTTGGACTTTCTGATTGAGAAGCTGAAAGAAAAGGGAGATGGAGCAAAGGTGCAGAAACTGGAGGAGATGAAGAGCAGACAGGATGAAGGAACTAAATTAGCACTGCAGTATGTGTGGGGTAAAATAACAGACACAATGTAA